In the genome of Actinomadura graeca, one region contains:
- a CDS encoding TerD family protein gives MEAAPDRDHVVTVAAQPPAEREWHMQQMLKGSNVGLAALTEAAGPVTVALRWSDPSGTGEADVAALLAAASGKVRGDEDFVFYNQPATPDGSVQLLGKSPTAGGSEDRILLDLAALPLEVERVVVTASRYAGATFGALSDLGLTLYDSSGAALLGFDIGDAAAETAFVFGELYRRGDTWKFRAVG, from the coding sequence GTGGAGGCCGCTCCCGACCGTGATCACGTGGTCACGGTGGCCGCCCAGCCTCCGGCCGAACGGGAGTGGCACATGCAGCAGATGCTCAAGGGATCCAACGTCGGCCTGGCGGCCCTGACCGAGGCGGCGGGCCCGGTGACCGTGGCGCTGCGCTGGTCCGACCCGTCCGGGACGGGCGAGGCGGATGTCGCGGCGCTGCTGGCCGCGGCGTCCGGCAAGGTCCGGGGGGACGAGGACTTCGTCTTCTACAACCAGCCCGCCACCCCCGACGGCTCCGTCCAGCTCCTCGGCAAGTCACCGACCGCCGGAGGGAGCGAGGACCGGATCCTCTTGGACCTCGCGGCCCTGCCGTTAGAGGTGGAGCGGGTCGTCGTGACGGCGAGCCGATACGCGGGCGCGACGTTCGGCGCCCTTTCCGACCTCGGCCTGACCCTCTACGACAGCTCCGGTGCGGCCTTGCTCGGATTCGACATCGGTGACGCTGCGGCGGAGACCGCCTTCGTGTTCGGTGAGCTGTACCGGCGGGGCGATACCTGGAAGTTCCGGGCGGTGGGGTAG